A genomic segment from Methanoplanus limicola DSM 2279 encodes:
- the mtrH gene encoding tetrahydromethanopterin S-methyltransferase subunit H, whose amino-acid sequence MFKFEKEQTVHDFNGTKIGGQPGEYPRVLGASIFYNKHETVIDDEKGIIDKDRAEALWNRCLELSDITGVPHFIQIISETSEAFESYFSWFDSVDNKTAFLMDSSNPPALAHACEYVTEVGLADRAIYNSINGSIGPENIEALKNSDVNAAIVLAFNPGDPTVRGREAVLAEGGVAGQEKSMLQIAEECGITRPILDTAATPLGIGSGGSFREILACKAIHGLPTGGAYHNMTVSWTWLKRWRKNVLAEQYVGKDLLMEQMSHHHFGGFEGIRQTAWAAPDIGCNIMAATLGADLIMYGPIENCEGASTAIAFSDIVLAEAAKEFGLEPQVDTHPLFHLV is encoded by the coding sequence ATGTTCAAATTCGAGAAAGAGCAGACGGTACACGACTTTAATGGTACCAAGATCGGCGGGCAGCCCGGAGAATATCCGAGGGTGCTCGGCGCTTCCATCTTTTATAACAAGCACGAGACAGTTATTGATGATGAGAAGGGAATAATTGACAAGGATCGTGCAGAGGCTCTCTGGAACAGGTGTCTTGAACTCTCTGATATTACAGGAGTTCCACACTTTATCCAGATCATCTCTGAGACATCGGAAGCATTTGAGAGCTATTTCAGCTGGTTTGATTCAGTTGACAACAAGACCGCGTTCTTAATGGATTCTTCAAATCCTCCGGCACTTGCACATGCATGTGAGTATGTAACAGAAGTCGGTCTTGCAGACCGTGCAATCTACAACTCCATCAACGGTTCAATCGGCCCTGAGAATATCGAGGCTTTAAAGAACAGTGATGTCAATGCAGCTATTGTTCTTGCATTCAACCCTGGTGACCCAACCGTCAGGGGACGTGAGGCAGTACTTGCAGAGGGTGGCGTTGCAGGTCAGGAAAAATCCATGCTTCAGATTGCAGAAGAGTGCGGAATTACACGCCCTATTCTTGATACCGCAGCAACACCGCTCGGTATTGGTTCAGGCGGTTCATTCCGTGAGATTCTTGCATGCAAGGCAATCCATGGTCTCCCAACCGGCGGTGCATACCACAACATGACAGTGTCATGGACATGGCTTAAGCGCTGGAGAAAGAATGTTCTTGCTGAGCAGTATGTCGGCAAAGATCTTCTTATGGAACAGATGTCACACCACCACTTTGGCGGATTCGAGGGTATCAGGCAGACTGCATGGGCAGCACCTGACATTGGCTGTAACATTATGGCTGCAACCCTTGGTGCAGATCTTATCATGTACGGACCTATCGAGAACTGTGAAGGTGCATCCACTGCAATCGCATTCTCAGATATCGTACTTGCTGAGGCAGCCAAGGAGTTTGGCCTTGAGCCACAGGTGGATACACATCCACTCTTCCATCTGGTATAA
- the mtrB gene encoding tetrahydromethanopterin S-methyltransferase subunit MtrB gives MGYVQVLPEYGLVADPIIGLVTTAGASLGPVIDEVERLEKITDDVVNMLSGEGSFLSSFPNREKSLIYAGGVTAMWYGIAVGLFIAGVVALALL, from the coding sequence ATGGGATACGTACAAGTTCTCCCTGAATATGGTCTTGTTGCGGACCCCATTATAGGTCTTGTGACTACCGCAGGCGCATCACTCGGACCGGTTATTGATGAGGTTGAGAGACTTGAGAAGATCACAGATGATGTGGTTAACATGCTCTCCGGAGAAGGTTCATTCCTTTCGTCTTTCCCGAACAGGGAAAAGTCCCTTATCTATGCCGGTGGTGTGACTGCAATGTGGTACGGTATAGCAGTTGGATTATTTATTGCAGGTGTGGTTGCACTTGCATTGCTCTGA
- a CDS encoding tetrahydromethanopterin S-methyltransferase subunit F: MSDEENSGPATIRMAAIKDMMEDIEFKAQVLARTNKLESSIMTSGGVGFGVGLIISLVLVLVPVFLMGGI, from the coding sequence ATGTCAGATGAAGAAAATTCAGGTCCGGCAACAATCAGAATGGCGGCAATTAAGGACATGATGGAAGATATTGAATTCAAGGCTCAGGTACTTGCCAGAACCAACAAACTCGAGTCAAGTATTATGACTTCCGGAGGAGTTGGTTTTGGTGTGGGTCTTATCATTTCACTTGTTCTTGTACTTGTACCGGTATTTCTGATGGGAGGCATTTAA
- the mtrC gene encoding tetrahydromethanopterin S-methyltransferase subunit MtrC codes for MSVEITASEGGMPHNKVMMIGLVGAVVCLYLTYLNQMAGTEMFSFFGGIAAVLALWWGTDTIKHLCSYGLGTGVPSAGMIALGSGVIAMVLSTKLSAMGFVSSPLIIPVGCVIVAAILGAVLGYIANNIVNMNIPVMVVSLAELCIVGAITVLGLSAMAGGSFVFADLITGSKEFFGVAVPDYQASVIGGGVIAVIFMLGGIAVQHAFNACLGPNESQDRTLMLAAECGFLSMIAVSIMSFAFISMTAAVVSFIVSVIGWVYTYNQYLVLSKRDAFMWLDAQPIREKKEA; via the coding sequence ATGTCAGTAGAAATTACAGCCAGTGAAGGTGGAATGCCGCACAACAAGGTCATGATGATCGGTCTTGTCGGTGCAGTAGTCTGTCTTTATCTTACATACCTGAATCAGATGGCCGGAACAGAGATGTTTTCATTCTTTGGCGGAATCGCAGCAGTACTTGCACTATGGTGGGGTACAGACACTATCAAGCACCTTTGCAGTTATGGTCTTGGTACTGGTGTCCCTTCAGCAGGTATGATTGCACTTGGTTCAGGTGTAATAGCAATGGTACTCAGTACAAAACTGAGCGCAATGGGATTTGTATCATCTCCGCTTATCATCCCTGTCGGATGTGTAATAGTTGCAGCAATTCTTGGTGCAGTTCTCGGATACATTGCAAATAATATTGTGAATATGAATATTCCTGTGATGGTTGTATCACTCGCCGAACTCTGTATTGTCGGTGCTATCACAGTTCTTGGCCTTTCAGCAATGGCTGGCGGAAGTTTTGTCTTTGCAGATCTTATCACAGGCTCAAAGGAATTCTTCGGTGTTGCAGTCCCTGACTATCAGGCATCTGTAATTGGCGGAGGAGTCATTGCAGTAATATTCATGCTCGGTGGTATTGCAGTTCAGCATGCATTCAATGCATGTCTCGGACCTAATGAATCACAGGACAGGACACTTATGCTTGCAGCGGAGTGTGGATTTTTAAGCATGATTGCTGTGTCAATTATGTCTTTTGCATTCATCTCAATGACGGCAGCAGTTGTTTCATTTATCGTTTCCGTAATCGGATGGGTTTATACATACAACCAGTATCTTGTCCTTTCAAAGCGTGATGCATTCATGTGGCTTGATGCACAGCCTATTCGTGAGAAGAAGGAGGCCTGA
- the mtrA gene encoding tetrahydromethanopterin S-methyltransferase subunit A, translated as MADKRAPASGWPKIQGDYHAGNAESPVAVVTVGSHLDEQGICDAGAAICGSCKTENLGLEKIVANVVANPNIRFMVTCGTEVKGHLSGQCLHALHANGLEGGKIVGAKGAIPFIENLTDESIQRFRDQIEMVDIMESEDMGAIKAKIDELTARDPGAFDGEPIVLEVKEDDGGAAGGEGGVETPMTAELALIHARLKTIQMMVTDIGYRNRFAAGVYSGKVEGLMIGLIVSFALLGFLLMG; from the coding sequence ATGGCAGATAAAAGAGCTCCGGCATCCGGATGGCCAAAAATCCAGGGTGACTATCATGCAGGCAACGCAGAAAGCCCTGTAGCTGTAGTTACTGTTGGATCACACCTTGATGAGCAGGGTATCTGTGACGCAGGCGCTGCAATATGTGGTTCCTGTAAGACAGAGAACCTCGGTCTTGAGAAGATCGTTGCAAATGTGGTTGCAAACCCGAACATAAGGTTCATGGTTACCTGCGGTACTGAGGTTAAGGGTCACCTTTCCGGTCAGTGTCTCCACGCTCTTCATGCAAACGGTCTTGAAGGCGGAAAGATTGTCGGTGCAAAAGGTGCTATTCCTTTCATTGAAAACCTCACTGATGAGTCTATCCAGCGCTTCCGTGACCAGATTGAGATGGTTGACATCATGGAATCTGAAGACATGGGTGCAATCAAAGCCAAGATCGATGAGCTTACAGCCAGAGATCCGGGCGCATTTGATGGTGAACCTATTGTCCTTGAAGTCAAGGAAGATGATGGCGGTGCAGCCGGCGGAGAAGGTGGCGTAGAGACACCAATGACCGCAGAGCTTGCTCTCATTCATGCAAGACTCAAGACAATCCAGATGATGGTCACAGACATTGGATACCGCAACCGCTTTGCAGCGGGTGTCTATTCAGGTAAGGTTGAAGGACTCATGATCGGTCTGATCGTGTCATTTGCCCTGCTGGGCTTCCTTTTAATGGGGTGA
- the mtrA gene encoding tetrahydromethanopterin S-methyltransferase subunit A has product MADKKSPASGWPKIQGDYHAGDAESPVVVVTVGSHLDEQAVCDAGAAMCGSCKTENLGLEKIVANVIANPNIRFIITCGTEVKGHLSGQCLIALHANGLEGGKIVGAKGAIPFIENLTDEGVQRFREQVEIVDIMESEDMGTIKAKIEELKGRDPGAFDGDPIVIEVKEDGAGGDGALAATANPQFLEVESRLNEIEKRLEFADAEIAQRVGRKVGRDIGILYGLVAGLIVFMMLLVLLPKLMAMI; this is encoded by the coding sequence ATGGCTGACAAGAAATCTCCTGCTTCAGGATGGCCAAAGATCCAGGGTGATTATCACGCTGGTGATGCGGAAAGTCCTGTTGTTGTGGTAACTGTCGGTTCACATCTTGATGAACAGGCCGTCTGTGATGCAGGTGCTGCAATGTGCGGTTCCTGTAAGACAGAGAACCTCGGTCTTGAAAAGATCGTTGCAAATGTAATTGCAAACCCTAATATCAGGTTTATTATCACCTGTGGAACTGAGGTTAAGGGTCACCTTTCCGGCCAGTGCCTTATTGCGCTTCACGCAAATGGTCTTGAAGGCGGAAAGATTGTCGGTGCAAAGGGAGCTATCCCGTTCATCGAGAACCTTACTGATGAAGGGGTCCAGCGTTTCCGTGAGCAGGTCGAGATAGTCGACATCATGGAATCTGAGGACATGGGTACAATCAAAGCAAAAATTGAAGAGCTGAAAGGAAGAGATCCTGGCGCATTCGACGGCGACCCGATAGTTATCGAGGTCAAAGAGGATGGTGCCGGCGGAGACGGTGCACTTGCTGCAACCGCAAATCCACAGTTCCTTGAAGTCGAATCACGCCTCAATGAGATTGAGAAGAGGCTTGAGTTCGCAGACGCGGAAATTGCACAGCGTGTAGGCCGTAAAGTCGGAAGGGATATCGGTATCCTCTACGGTCTTGTCGCAGGTTTGATTGTATTCATGATGTTGCTGGTATTACTCCCGAAACTTATGGCAATGATATAA